A stretch of the Theileria equi strain WA chromosome 1, complete sequence genome encodes the following:
- a CDS encoding hypothetical protein (encoded by transcript BEWA_028090A): MSDPFRDEQFHDSDEFSAISDSELKKLSDYYVEYLKLIKDNWSSCHAAKILTRDLLKYIVPRFRQLSAPLRVRILTSFLYIKENLVSFTTLLR; this comes from the coding sequence ATGAGCGACCCATTTAGGGACGAGCAATTCCACGATAGTGACGAATTTAGTGCAATTAGCGACTCTGAGCTCAAGAAGCTGAGTGACTACTACGTAGAATACCTCAAACTTATCAAGGACAACTGGTCTTCGTGTCATGCCGCCAAGATTCTCACGAGGGACCTCTTAAAGTACATCGTACCGAGGTTTAGACAGCTCTCTGCGCCGCTCAGGGTGCGCATACTGACGAGttttttgtacattaaaGAGAATTTGGTAAGTTTTACAACTCTCCTACGGTGA
- a CDS encoding hypothetical protein (encoded by transcript BEWA_028070A) yields the protein MGKLVKPYVNTGMIDLRLIDTETAFRIITFLDERLLESPEEGAYIRKPGVDSVHTCNFELDDDVYCSNGNISKDDEYTLFTPRSSFDALGDAITQRAIAQLKYATTKQ from the exons ATGGGTAAACTTGTG AAACCATATGTGAATACTGGTATGATTGACTTGAGACTCATTGATACGGAGACGGCATTTCGTATAATAACATTTCTAGACGAGCGACTTCTggaatctccagaggagGGGGCATATATAAGAAAACCTGGCGTTGATTCCGTACACACGTGCAACTTTGAGCTCGATGACGACGTTTACTGTTCAAACGGCAACATTTCAAAGGATGACGAATACACACTCTTCACTCCAAGGTCCAGTTTTGACGCTTTGGGAGACGCAATCACCCAGAGAGCTATCGCACAGTTGAAATATGCAACTACAAAACAGTGA
- a CDS encoding signal peptide-containing protein (encoded by transcript BEWA_028140A), translated as MKVSSVLLVTCLLGLCHCRRSRVLTDRPVIEVLDDYAEDEIVTSDFVEETRKNRSSGQRLVWDLANGAVYEAEYTQPSARRHTNDRRVADVAVDKSPVTQSSRHTTILDIANPNRLLYKSFNYYFGTNAVQLIVPNKGISVSKLMYENGTVWTPSTGETFDHTKVYLNKDKKPELVLVVTTSSGASKEYYLELKDSKWKSCTNHEEKMRSLRDPAEWISNFELDLALANSTNECSIFETELLGVTTKHFFPKPGYLAKGVKDVSGLLWSSSKPIYTEGTIGRHSGYYNDYCLSCIIHKHGSVELLEMVVVETLSERSKYFEKVDGKWKEITGKDFNGKLDEMRNGETTHKPSESQ; from the coding sequence ATGAAGGTCTCTTCCGTTCTTCTGGTAACTTGTCTACTGGGACTCTGCCATTGCAGGAGGTCCAGAGTTCTCACTGATAGACCAGTTATTGAGGTTCTAGACGACTATgcagaagatgaaatagTGACCAGTGATTTTGTAGAGGagacaaggaagaatagatcGAGTGGCCAAAGGCTGGTATGGGATCTTGCTAATGGAGCTGTCTATGAAGCAGAGTATACACAGCCATCAGCTCGTAGACATACTAATGATAGAAGGGTAGCAGATGTAGCAGTGGATAAATCTCCAGTTACTCAATCATCTAGACACACTACTATTCTTGATATTGCCAATCCTAATAGATTACTATACAAATCCTTCAACTATTACTTTGGTACAAACGCAGTTCAACTCATTGTTCCTAATAAAGGCATTTCTGTATCAAAGCTCATGTATGAAAATGGGACTGTCTGGACTCCATCTACTGGAGAAACATTTGACCATACTAAAGTCTATCTtaacaaggataagaagCCTGAACTGGTCCTTGTAGTAACCACTTCCTCTGGCGCTTCTAAGGAGTACTATCTTGAACTCAAGGATAGTAAATGGAAATCTTGCACTAATCATGAAGAAAAGATGAGGAGCTTGAGGGATCCTGCAGAATGGATCTCAAACTTTGAACTTGACCTTGCATTAGCCAATAGTACTAATGAATGTAGCATCTTTGAAACGGAGTTACTAGGAGTTACAACTAAGCATTTTTTTCCTAAACCAGGGTACCTTGCCAAAGGAGTAAAGGATGTGAGTGGCCTTTTATGGAGTTCTTCAAAACCTATTTATACAGAAGGAACCATCGGAAGGCATAGTGGATACTATAACGACTATTGCCTTTCTTGTATCATTCATAAACATGGGAGTGTAGAactactggagatggttgTAGTGGAAACATTATCAGAAAGAAGcaagtattttgagaaggttgatggaaaatggaaagagaTTACCGGGAAGGATTTTAATGGCAAGCTCgatgaaatgaggaatggaGAAACTACTCATAAACCCAGTGAATCACAGTAG
- a CDS encoding histone H2b, putative (encoded by transcript BEWA_028110A), with protein MSGKVPSTKSQAAKKTAGKTLGIRYRRKKRIESFALYIYKVLKQVHPETGVSKKSMSIMNSFINDIFDRLALEATRLIRYNKKSTLSSREIQTAVRLLLPGELAKHAVSEGTKAVTKYTTSGV; from the coding sequence ATGTCTGGAAAGGTCCCCTCGACAAAGTCCCAGGCTGCCAAGAAGACCGCCGGAAAGACCTTGGGTATCCGCTACCGcagaaagaagaggatCGAATCATTCGcactttacatttacaagGTCTTGAAGCAGGTGCACCCAGAAACTGGTGTCAGCAAAAAGTCCATGAGCATCATGAACTCCTTCATCAACGATATCTTTGACAGACTTGCACTCGAAGCCACACGTCTCATCAGATACAACAAGAAGTCCACTCTCTCCTCTCGTGAAATTCAAACTGCTGTACGCCTTCTTCTTCCCGGAGAATTGGCCAAGCACGCCGTCTCTGAAGGCACCAAGGCCGTCACTAAATACACCACATCCGGGGTTTAA
- a CDS encoding uncharacterized protein (encoded by transcript BEWA_028060A), with amino-acid sequence MTLSLVNTATLVILASMSIVFADNDKSLILSTKNVKADVTSDDIFTDFEDNRISILVLSSLNGNDGGSNVALNARSFAPLNLENSVTIDENCVLLCETIKRIKRSVSLNTIKAPESIGLVSKGLWLYTPSIDQKAVAEFGGLFAKAKKDNQITFVATTCSWNGLMEPEKRKQKNENEVEIRTTPVIVQQISVLLLFSLILAMGLYYTLDVKTPSSLLVPPQMQKKKTN; translated from the exons ATGACTTTATCATTAGTTAATACAGCGACGCTTGTCATTTTAGCGTCAATGTCCATTGTATTTGCCGATAATGACAAGAGTCTGATTTTATCGACAAAAAATGTCAAGGCAGACGTAACATCGGACGATATCTTCACAGATTTCGAGGATAACCGCATAAGCATCCTGGTACTGTCCTCGTTGAACG GCAATGACGGCGGGAGTAACGTCGCCCTTAATGCAAGGAGTTTCGCTCCACTCAATTTGGAGAATTCCGTCACCATCGATGAGAACTGCGTTCTGCTATGCGAGACGATcaagagaataaagagaTCTGTGAGCCTAAACACCATCAAGGCCCCTGAGTCCATAGGCCTTGTCTCCAAGGGTCTATGGCTATACACTCCCTCAATAGACCAAAAGgctg TGGCTGAATTTGGAGGGCTCTTCGCCAAGGCTAAAAAGGATAACCAGATTACATTTGTGGCCACAACTTGCAGCTGGAATGGTTTAATGGAACCAGAAAAACGAAAACAAAAGAACGAGAATGAGGTTGAGATTAGGACTACTCCAGTTATAGTACAACAGATTTCAGTGCTGCTCTTGTTCTCCTTGATTTTGGCAATGGGTCTCTATTATACACTCGACGTAAAGACTCCTAGCTCATTACTTGTGCCTCCGCAAATGCAAAAAAAGAAGACTAACTAA
- a CDS encoding hypothetical protein (encoded by transcript BEWA_028120A) has product MGSLFTDNASDNGDPSIFNRKSRVVITDEPLNSEFDIGDLPLDSLDDEFAKNSSTIDEDLLRFSTLDENLIAEIDKWVYSHQNRSHGQAIDQTILNGTYDGPIRYSRRPSLDPAVPTLTSGAPPRDFGLVDRLSKDRHDTPGCISIESTTSATADSGTVGSGSQGFGRMDASPQSGPYSGKTSQSRCSTQKSSQENARNQSGGAADYYTDSSEYDEDEDIEECIICSESMRSDIKNEIGILDDCSHIFCFKCIRAWADRTNVCPLCKGEFGHIRRVLWQNIEDLLLKTYDRPLGRFRDSEDKGLYMVPTPGESSYKRKLKKVRKTRIKGLRTVMLKNSAWHTLIPTTVVQVESKSLKDSFTPDVNGCDICGLDNNWDQLLLCDQCDHGFHTYCLNPPLDSVPEGDWYCTSCTNVRISSGIVNVVEPEPVAPRTTTRAPPRMEEPRTSIESELNETTSNLIEQVYRGLNSRRKRTKKKPKRKKTTRSRKKRTSTSTASGVTRRVSSVVADTLFPEDSGPSSRMNGRIDELIQESIRRINRNLEEAKREGTASQTAVTHRQSAARTHGEAATMHNSLHNTTMHADRTSTSSPARSLAQTTNLVSQQKPCTPTRSYTSQAHTRGTTDSIESVLDGLTRHDIDRLLNVGTCTPKSTSTRGGVDPGRSSTDSSKLKYTSFTYRYKTLMEQTNRSSKSLDGGTSQSFRDNLKFSEAQIKGNTIKYLF; this is encoded by the coding sequence ATGGGTTCATTATTTACTGACAATGCTAGTGACAATGGAGACCCAAGCATTTTCAACCGTAAATCTCGAGTCGTAATTACGGACGAGCCGCTAAACTCGGAGTTCGACATTGGAGACCTGCCCCTGGACTCGCTGGATGACGAATTTGCAAAGAACTCGTCCACAATTGACGAAGATTTGTTGCGCTTCAGTACACTCGACGAGAACTTGATTGCAGAGATCGACAAGTGGGTATACAGTCACCAGAACAGATCGCACGGCCAAGCCATAGACCAGACGATTCTCAACGGGACGTACGATGGGCCCATACGATACTCGCGGAGGCCTTCGCTGGACCCGGCTGTACCCACTCTGACCTCTGGTGCTCCTCCCAGGGATTTTGGTCTGGTTGATAGGCTTTCCAAGGACAGACATGACACGCCAGGTTGTATATCGATTGAGAGCACTACCAGTGCTACAGCGGACTCTGGGACGGTGGGCAGTGGTAGTCAAGGTTTTGGTAGAATGGACGCCAGCCCCCAAAGCGGACCATATTCCGGTAAAACTAGTCAGAGTAGGTGCAGTACGCAAAAGAGTAGCCAGGAAAATGCCAGGAATCAGAGCGGAGGCGCGGCAGACTACTATACAGATAGCAGCGAGTATGACGAGGATGAGGACATTGAAGAGTGCATCATCTGCAGCGAATCAATGAGGAGtgatataaagaatgaaattGGGATTTTGGACGATTGTAGTCACATATTCTGCTTCAAGTGTATTAGAGCCTGGGCAGATCGGACAAATGTATGTCCCTTGTGCAAGGGGGAATTTGGCCACATTAGACGGGTACTGTGGCAGAATATTGAAGATTTGTTGTTAAAAACCTATGATAGACCTCTGGGGAGGTTCAGAGACTCGGAAGACAAGGGCCTGTACATGGTGCCAACACCTGGGGAGAGTAGCTATAAGAGAAAGTTGAAAAAGGTCCGCAAGACAAGAATAAAGGGATTGAGAACTGTCATGCTCAAAAATAGCGCGTGGCATACGTTGATACCAACCACGGTTGTCCAGGTTGAGAGCAAGTCGCTAAAGGATAGCTTTACACCAGATGTGAATGGGTGTGATATTTGCGGTTTGGACAATAATTGGGACCAGCTTTTGCTTTGTGACCAGTGTGACCACGGATTCCACACCTATTGCCTAAACCCACCTCTTGATTCAGTTCCAGAAGGGGACTGGTACTGTACATCCTGCACAAACGTTCGTATTTCCAGTGGaattgtaaatgtggtaGAACCAGAACCAGTTGCTCCAAGAACAACCACTAGGGCGCctccaagaatggaagaacCGCGAACCTCTATAGAATCGGAGCTCAATGAAACTACCTCAAACCTCATTGAGCAAGTTTACAGGGGACTTAACTCTAGAAGGAAGAGGACCAAGAAGAAGCcaaagaggaaaaagaCGACCAGGAGTAGAAAGAAGAGGACCTCCACATCTACAGCTTCGGGAGTGACACGCAGAGTGAGCTCTGTGGTGGCAGATACACTTTTCCCCGAGGATTCCGGACCGTCGAGTAGGATGAATGGCAGGATCGACGAGCTCATTCAAGAGTCGATTCGGAGGATTAATAGGAATTTGGAAGAGGCAAAGAGGGAGGGTACTGCTTCACAGACGGCCGTAACACACAGACAATCAGCGGCCAGAACACACGGTGAAGCGGCTACGATGCACAATTCACTACACAACACCACCATGCATGCGGATAGGACCAGCACAAGTTCACCGGCCAGGTCGTTGGCGCAGACCACGAATCTAGTTTCACAACAAAAGCCATGCACACCAACAAGATCCTATACATCTCAAGCACATACAAGGGGTACCACAGACAGCATTGAGAGTGTTTTGGATGGTTTAACGAGGCATGATATTGACAGATTGCTAAATGTAGGCACATGCACCCCCAAATCCACTAGTACGAGGGGTGGCGTTGATCCTGGAAGGAGCAGTACAGACTCCTCCAAACTAAAGTACACCTCCTTTACTTATCGCTACAAGACGCTGATGGAACAGACGAATAGGAGTTCTAAATCACTGGACGGAGGGACTTCACAGAGCTTTAGGGACAATTTAAAGTTTTCAGAGGCTCAAATAAAGGGTAACACGATAAAGTACCTTTTTTAA
- a CDS encoding signal peptide-containing protein (encoded by transcript BEWA_028050A), whose translation MMLILALVSLRTLHTSGDHIVVDCSPDYFTAEIVVDDPKKPCSSFSSPIYTFVDRVKYDGKVIGETSVGRFSYVNIHRFYTELRFAELRIEDELVVKHIYLEFFDGERKELSEREFWLKTQKFFVRFTFDLSDPVVPDMFTKKKYQPFGTPSLIFTPRRKYRILRVVDGENEIWESSDTEYCTCIIVHIYGGINSFIQLLINIKEQYKALYFESKEYSWREIPKDDFYNKLEIASGPAARF comes from the coding sequence ATGATGTTAATTCTAGCTCTCGTATCGTTGCGCACTCTACATACATCGGGAGATCATATTGTTGTGGATTGTTCACCAGACTATTTTACCGCAGAAATAGTCGTTGATGATCCCAAAAAACCCTGTTCATCATTCAGTTCGCCGATTTACACATTCGTAGATAGGGTCAAGTATGATGGCAAAGTCATTGGGGAAACCTCTGTTGGTAGATTTTCCTACGTTAACATCCACAGATTCTACACTGAACTGCGCTTCGCAGAACTTAGAATAGAAGATGAGTTGGTGGTCAAGCATATATACTTGGAATTCTTTGATGGAGAACGAAAAGAACTATCGGAAAGGGAATTCTGGTTGAAAACACAGAAGTTTTTTGTGCGGTTTACTTTCGATCTATCAGACCCCGTAGTTCCAGACATGTTtacaaagaagaaataccaACCATTTGGAACCCCCTCTCTCATATTCACTCCACGTAGAAAGTATAGGATTCTGAGGGTTGTGGACGGAGAAAATGAAATCTGGGAAAGCTCCGACACTGAATATTGTACATGCATTATAGTTCACATCTATGGAGGAATcaactcattcattcaaCTATTAATCAATATCAAAGAACAGTACAAGGCACTTTACTTTGAGAGCAAGGAGTACTCATGGAGAGAGATaccaaaggatgatttTTACAACAAGCTAGAAATCGCTAGCGGACCTGCCGCAAGATTCTAA
- a CDS encoding hypothetical protein (encoded by transcript BEWA_028130A) — protein sequence MESRNEKDLAVERLQNALLKLPRDDLVKLLKNTYQAMRIKHSIPHEKKAPEPAAETAKLHKKSAKYSANSRAAASGTPKAKTARQRSDSVNSRPTNARSAKPREPTGKQEDKRRTCRIKNKGPEVELQDTHCSSDPSFSLGEFGEQLTFRKSDKVPKLDLELVNKAKEGLLQRASEDPMTPTFSPKRSGMDDRDIQNFQESCSIRGCNVEANGTRDESDYSAFTDCSYSMHPDVYSWQNDPEHFGYTQPPFAMPAQPQFGGNMQKFVTACSESSYKMQTQEMYSTSTRQEPFVQVPFGAPTDPFYAQPREMQNGQVREPYGKYSMVPVNEHGQPLYNAVPLNLYHTPKICVKGPFFSRTRVRF from the coding sequence ATGGAATCGAGAAATGAGAAGGACCTCGCGGTGGAAAGGCTTCAAAATGCGCTTTTAAAGCTTCCCAGGGACGACTTGGTCAAATTGCTGAAGAACACGTACCAGGCCATGCGAATAAAACACAGCATCCCGCACGAAAAGAAGGCGCCCGAACCAGCGGCGGAAACCGCCAAGTTACACAAGAAATCAGCAAAATATTCCGCGAATTCCAGGGCCGCCGCAAGCGGTACGCCAAAGGCAAAGACTGCCAGACAGCGGAGCGACTCTGTGAACTCGAGGCCAACCAACGCCAGAAGCGCAAAGCCAAGGGAGCCAACGGGCAAGCAGGAGGATAAGAGAAGAACATGCAGAATCAAGAACAAGGGGCCAGAGGTGGAATTGCAAGACACACATTGCAGCAGTGATCCCAGCTTTAGCCTGGGAGAGTTTGGCGAACAACTCACGTTTAGGAAAAGCGACAAGGTGCCAAAGCTCGACCTTGAGCTGGTGAACAAGGCCAAGGAGGGCCTCTTGCAAAGGGCCAGCGAGGATCCCATGACTCCCACGTTTTCGCCAAAGCGGTCTGGAATGGACGATCGGGACATTCAAAACTTTCAGGAGAGCTGCAGCATCAGGGGCTGCAATGTTGAAGCCAATGGCACGAGGGATGAAAGCGATTACTCGGCCTTTACAGACTGCAGCTACAGCATGCATCCGGATGTGTACAGTTGGCAGAATGACCCGGAGCACTTTGGGTACACGCAGCCTCCATTTGCAATGCCTGCACAGCCGCAATTTGGCGGAAACATGCAAAAGTTTGTCACGGCGTGCTCAGAGTCGTCGTACAAGATGCAGACACAGGAAATGTACAGCACATCCACAAGGCAGGAGCCGTTTGTGCAGGTTCCATTTGGTGCTCCTACCGACCCATTCTACGCTCAACCGAGAGAGATGCAAAACGGTCAAGTGCGGGAGCCATACGGAAAGTACTCCATGGTACCAGTCAATGAGCATGGCCAGCCGCTTTACAACGCCGTTCCTCTCAATCTGTACCACACACCTAAAATTTGTGTAAAGGGTCCGTTCTTTAGCAGGACACGTGTaagattttaa
- a CDS encoding hypothetical protein (encoded by transcript BEWA_028080A): MAVPSSGVTIDINHNPDGDRPYTYGGNGNKDVQLVRTEDPPDSGFYRFKHTKNGSNGNAFHVEKVMSGGIQVPDLNQSENILYLAVWYYSGDKNHNQPLLIEIGDKHGTYKHYTTKESGSWTVIDKERPSPLEGEPLEQKLEYLNCEYHKTVSINLSHKNSETHKNGRYCCDKHNGDNREGKVTVTPGSVKGDSHIEYYKHDVNHNLIVSGIYYKDTQDKRKRIRITDLKNSVDGSVKFYTFYSNNGSKEPRLIYLDSTGQPNAKGWYQPNTTGDDNQPWTKFQDIPKEITPDNIGKGKNIKEEDSNKYLETLECKIYGTGGKCNEYRSSSSQLNVGGSGPSGPDGGPKGDESLSNPGPSGLQGPAGGGANAASGSEDDGVQGPGASTSPSGGGSNDPDGSASEAEPSPAGSYGKLEAKKEPDTHYVDSRKSNVSSTRVTTNHSQGIVPHSPLPTSLEPLVEPNSPTNAEAAAQIMKASVPTQGTPIGSPLSPPNSNSNTPTTPKIVVSVTTGILGTSALVCLAGFKLYNRYKGDPWVRQI, encoded by the coding sequence ATGGCTGTCCCCTCATCCGGTGTTACCATAGACATAAATCATAATCCTGATGGAGACAGACCTTACACGTATGGAGGTAATGGTAACAAAGATGTCCAGCTTGTGAGAACTGAGGATCCTCCTGACTCCGGCTTTTATAGGTTCAAACACACAAAGAACGGTAGTAATGGAAATGCTTTCCATGTTGAAAAAGTCATGTCTGGAGGTATTCAGGTTCCGGACTTAAATCAGAGTGAAAATATTCTATATCTCGCAGTCTGGTATTATTCCGGAGATAAAAATCACAATCAGCCCCTTCTTATAGAAATTGGGGACAAACATGGTACTTATAAGCATTACACAACTAAGGAAAGTGGCTCTTGGACTGTAATTGATAAAGAGAGACCTAGTCCTCTGGAAGGTGAGCCTCTTGAACAGAAACTGGAATATCTTAATTGTGAATATCACAAAACTGTTAGCATAAATCTCTCTCACAAGAATTCTGAGACTcataagaatggaaggtACTGTTGTGATAAACATAATGGTGATAATCGCGAAGGAAAGGTAACTGTTACTCCTGGATCAGTTAAAGGGGATTCTCATATTGAATACTATAAACACGATGTTAATCACAATTTAATAGTTTCTGGTATCTACTACAAAGATACTCAGGATAaaagaaagagaataaGGATTACTGACCTTAAAAATTCCGTAGATGGCTCGGTAAAGTTCTATACCTTTTATTCCAACAATGGTAGCAAGGAACCAAGACTTATATATCTAGATTCTACTGGACAACCCAATGCTAAAGGTTGGTATCAACCAAACACTACTGGTGATGACAATCAACCATGGACAAAATTCCAGGACATACCTAAGGAAATAACACCAGATAACATtggaaaaggcaaaaaTATCAAGGAAGAGGACTCTAACAAATATTTAGAGACTCTGGAGTGTAAAATCTATGGAACCGGTGGGAAATGTAATGAATATAGGTCATCCTCATCTCAACTAAATGTCGGTGGTTCTGGTCCTTCTGGACCTGATGGTGGAcctaaaggagatgaaAGTCTTAGTAATCCTGGTCCTTCTGGACTTCAGGGACCTGCTGGAGGTGGTGCTAATGCTGCTAGTGGtagtgaagatgatggagTACAAGGCCCTGGTGCTTCTACTAGTCCATCTGGTGGAGGATCTAATGATCCTGATGGATCTGCTTCTGAAGCTGAACCTTCTCCTGCTGGATCTTATGGTAAACTAGAGGCTAAAAAAGAACCTGATACTCACTATGTAGACTCTAGAAAGTCAAATGTCTCATCTACCCGAGTTACTACTAATCACTCTCAGGGTATAGTTCCTCACTCTCCTCTTCCTACTTCTCTGGAGCCTCTGGTAGAGCCTAACTCTCCTACTAATGCTGAAGCTGCTGCTCAAATTATGAAAGCCTCAGTCCCTACTCAAGGCACTCCTATAGGCTCTCCACTCTCTCCTCCAAACTCTAATTCTAACACTCCTACTACTCCTAAGATCGTTGTCTCTGTAACTACAGGCATTCTtggtacttctgccttggTTTGTTTGGCGGGAttcaaactttataatcgctataaaggagatccttgggttagacaaatttag
- a CDS encoding hypothetical protein (encoded by transcript BEWA_028100A) produces the protein MIQFMQISGILSRLSGLCSSSLSQNSLRGISTSKFLLWSRNPGARYPSKANHGARPDCRSLRKIRKRLRTGK, from the exons ATGATCCAGTTTATGCAAATTAGCGGGATATTGTCCAGGTTGTCTGGGCTCTGCAGCTCCTCTCTTAGCCAAAACTCCCTCAGGGGCATATCTACGAGTAAATTTCTCTTATGGAGTAGAAATCCGGGAGCCAGGTATCCTAGCAAG GCGAATCACGGAGCACGTCCCGACTGTAGATCACTAAGGAAGATTCGAAAGAGACTAAGGACCGGAAagtaa